The following proteins are co-located in the Anoplopoma fimbria isolate UVic2021 breed Golden Eagle Sablefish chromosome 18, Afim_UVic_2022, whole genome shotgun sequence genome:
- the mfsd2b gene encoding major facilitator superfamily domain-containing protein 2B, with protein sequence MAAESGRVVTEEREELSASGVVTHTHRAHTRSQSHIQFQPLTHTTSTTASNSTTTSQWPAPRTLAHTRSHSHTHFGAPSHTPVQKYGCRLTHSLSAMAKGEKGVQGPAGKLIKPSEPLFPKTPQQTVLGHKLTLSSKLCFAIGGAPKEVAASATAFFLQIYLLDVAQINAFQASMVLFIGKAWGAVTDPIVGFFITKSRWTKIGRLMPWMVGCSPFLVVSYFYLWFVPPFISGRFIWYLGFYCLYQTLITCFHVPYSALTMFLSTDQKERDSATAYRMTMEVLGTLVGAAIQGQIVASAHTLKHCPPYNITDGYLGNSSGIVKSLVRSQDYLSHSKEVYMIAAGVIGGVFLVCTLVMFLGVKERDDPYAPRTEKQIPFHQGFILVMRHGPYLTLTAAFLFITVAIQLVQSNFVLFCTYAADLRDHFQNIVLTILVSAVISIPLWQWFLQRFGKKTAAFCGITWIMPFTLMLVFIPNVVVAYVVAVASGLSVAASLLLPWSMLPDVVDDFRLANPYCKGHEAIFYSFYVFFTKFAAGISLGVSTLCLEFAGYDTGACKQPAPVVYTLKLLIGAAPVAFIVTGLMILLLYPISEDVRLRNRLCLDELRKQSIGSRTTEDLNNV encoded by the exons ATGGCGGCAGAAAGCGGCAGAGTTGTCACAGAGGAGCGGGAGGAGCTCTCGGCCTCCGGGGttgtcacacacacccaccGCGCACACACCCGGAGCCAGAGCCACATCCAGTTTCAGCCTCTGacacacaccacctccaccaccgcctccaactccaccaccacctcccagTGGCCGGCTCCTCGAACTCTCGCTCACACGAggagtcacagtcacacacacttcGGCGCTCCCTCACACACTCCGGTGCAGAAGTACGGCTGTCGTCTCACACACAGCCTCTCAGCCATGGCCAAGGGGGAGAAAGGAGTTCAGGGCCCCGCGGGGAAGCTCATCAAGCCCTCTGAACCGCTGTTCCCCAAAACCCCTCAGCAG ACCGTGTTGGGTCACAAGTTGACATTATCCAGCAAGCTGTGTTTCGCCATCGGCGGGGCGCCAAAGGAGGTGGCTGCCAGCGCCACGGCCTTCTTCCTGCAAATCTACCTGCTGGATGTGGCTCAG ATCAATGCCTTCCAGGCCTCCATGGTGCTGTTCATTGGTAAAGCCTGGGGTGCGGTGACCGACCCTATCGTGGGCTTCTTCATTACGAAAAGCAGATGGACCAAGATCGGCAGACTCATGCCCTG GATGGTGGGTTGCTCTCCGTTCCTGGTGGTCTCCTACTTCTACCTCTGGTTCGTTCCTCCCTTCATCAGCGGCAGGTTCATCTGGTACCTCGGCTTCTACTGCCTCTACCAGACCCTCATCACT TGCTTCCACGTGCCTTATTCTGCTCTCACCATGTTCCTGAGCACCGACCAGAAGGAACGAGACTCGGCCACTGCTTACC GAATGACAATGGAGGTGCTGGGGACGCTCGTGGGCGCCGCCATCCAGGGCCAGATCGTGGCCAGCGCTCACACTCTGAAGCACTGCCCGCCTTACAACATTACTGACGGTTACCTTGGCAACAGCAGCGGGATCGTCAAGAGCCTGGTGCGCTCCCAGGACTACCTGTCACACTCG aAGGAGGTGTACATGATAGCGGCCGGTGTGATAGGAGGAGTGTTTCTCGTCTGCACCTTGGTGATGTTCCTGGGGGTCAAAGAGAGAGACG ATCCGTACGCCCCAAGGACGGAGAAGCAGATCCCATTCCACCAGGGCTTCATCCTGGTGATGAGACACGGGCCGTACCTCACTCTCACCGCcgccttcctcttcatcactgtcgccattcag CTGGTACAGAGCAACTTCGTCCTCTTCTGCACTTACGCCGCCGACCTGAGGGATCACTTCCAGAATATTGTGCTGACCATCCTG GTTTCCGCGGTGATAAGCATCCCGTTGTGGCAGTGGTTTCTGCAGAGGTTTGGGAAGAAGACGGCGGCTTTTTGCGGAATCACA TGGATAATGCCCTTCACCTTGATGCTGGTCTTCATCCCCAATGTCGTGGTGGCCTACGTCGTGGCTGTCGCATCTGGACTCAGTGTGGCTGCCTCGctcctgttgccatg GTCCATGCTGCCGGATGTGGTGGATGACTTCAGACTGGCCAACCCCTACTGTAAAGGCCACGAGGCCATCTTCTACTCCTTCTACGTGTTTTTCACCAAGTTCGCTGCGGGAATCTCCCTGGGAGTGTCCACCCTCTGTCTGGA atttgCAGGGTATGACACCGGCGCCTGCAAGCAGCCTGCTCCTGTAGTGTACACCCTGAAGCTGCTGATCGGTGCGGCCCCCGTGGCCTTCATTGTGACGGGGTTAATGATCCTACTGCTCTACCCGATCAGCGAAGACGTACGGCTCAGGAACAGACTCTGCCTGGATGAGCTACG AAAGCAAAGCATCGGCTCCAGAACAACGGAAGATTTGAATAATGTGTGA
- the wdcp gene encoding WD repeat and coiled-coil-containing protein isoform X1, giving the protein MRVFTPARMDLGKAKLLRTGLNTLHQAIHPVHGIAWTDGKQVCLTSLFLVNGELNFGDTNVIGQFEHVLGLFWGPLCCSDSPALLAVQHKKHVTVWQLQLSALEQNKLLCTQTCEMSEPFPLLSQGCVWHPKLDILAVLTKRDTSVLFSVRVDNRRVKADIKVSGLIHCACWTKDGTRLVVAIGSSLHSYVWNDIQKSLVACSFCPIFDVGGYICAIEATGEAQVAVATELPLDKICGLNAGIAFDMASEVESLQGHGSHVSISEEDNVVESRRRSSESERSYIPSPGPLDLTHLLARHRRSDPSPLLHLRRRDTMTGSGQDSSHLILVTYERKVTTSRKVSIPGILVPDIVAFDPRGSTVAVASNTCNMVLVYCITASAMPNIQQISLQPSERPKGVCFLNDKMLLLMVGRQKSNDPAFLPSSNTDKYILRLIAKELLPDGEVPITPPPSAPNRETAASNFCARIRRHSENLSKDDRERPVIKDLVLPGGGVFRSPGNRRTLVEEVRSGEPSPVASSVDFFDRASDRALSSTSLVTVESFDMDHVNRMASLAVAGQASRDSSRASSPRHEPSDKLHTDPTLPYPEKAMAPAKERGLEQLVHNMERLFTRFADVQQCLMEIKDYNQNGKKAPSFYPSASEPPYVNVTCQKQLSENVFIDERRPVLLCDGKLCLRALQDLFSLTIVEMMYGPLWVVLVADADGFVPLTFKPKEELTVRNGKRKSNLRTPGSAENSVPSSPAPGQCPNLLADFST; this is encoded by the exons ATGAG AGTCTTCACACCTGCCAGGATGGATCTTGGTAAGGCAAAGCTGCTTCGGACGGGTCTCAACACCCTGCACCAAGCCATCCACCCTGTGCACGGGATAGCGTGGACGGACGGCAAGCAGGTCTGCCTGACCTCCCTCTTCTTAGTCAATGGAGAGCTGAATTTCGGGGACACGAACGTTATCGGGCAGTTTGAGCACGTCCTGGGGCTCTTCTGGGGCCCGCTGTGCTGCTCGGACTCCCCCGCCCTGCTGGCTGTGCAGCACAAGAAGCACGTTACCGTGTGGCAACTGCAGCTCAGCGCGCTGGAGCAGAACAAGCTGCTGTGCACTCAGACCTGCGAGATGAGCGAGCCTTTCCCCTTGCTCTCCCAGGGCTGCGTGTGGCATCCTAAACTGGACATCCTGGCCGTGCTGACCAAGAGGGACACTTCTGTGCTGTTTTCTGTCAGAGTGGACAACAGGAGGGTTAAAGCAGACATCAAAGTTAGTGGACTCATCCACTGTGCGTGCTGGACTAAGGACGGCACGCGCCTGGTGGTGGCTATAGGAAGTTCTCTGCACTCGTACGTCTGGAATGACATCCAGAAGAGTCTGGTGGCGTGCTCCTTCTGCCCCATCTTTGACGTGGGAGGCTACATCTGTGCCATCGAGGCCACGGGCGAGGCTCAAGTAGCGGTGGCGACAGAGCTGCCCCTGGACAAAATCTGCGGGTTAAATGCCGGCATAGCCTTCGACATGGCGTCAGAGGTGGAGTCCCTGCAAGGCCACGGCTCGCACGTGAGTATCTCAGAGGAGGACAACGTTGTGGAATCGAGAAGAAGATCTTCTGAATCGGAGCGGTCCTACATCCCCAGTCCAGGCCCCCTAGACCTCACCCACCTCCTGGCGAGGCACCGCCGCTCCGACCCCAGCCCCCTTCTCCACCTGCGTCGCAGGGACACCATGACGGGCTCTGGCCAGGACTCCTCGCACCTCATCCTGGTCACCTACGAGCGCAAAGTCACCACCAGCCGCAAGGTCAGCATCCCCGGGATTTTGGTCCCGGACATCGTGGCGTTCGACCCGCGCGGCTCCACGGTCGCGGTGGCCTCCAACACCTGCAACATGGTGCTGGTGTACTGCATCACGGCCTCCGCCATGCCGAACATTCAGCAGATCTCCCTGCAGCCCAGCGAGAGGCCAAAGGGAGTCTGCTTCCTCAACGAcaagatgctgctgctgatggtggGCCGGCAGAAGTCCAACGACCCGGCCTTCCTCCCATCCTCCAACACCGACAAATACATCCTTCGTCTCATAGCCAAAGAGCTGCTGCCCGATGGAGAGGTTCCAATCACACCACCCCCCTCTGCTCCCAACCGTGAGACGGCTGCTTCTAATTTCTGCGCACGGATTAGGAGGCACTCGGAGAACCTATCTAAGGACGACAGGGAGCGCCCAGTGATAAAGGACTTGGTGTTACCGGGTGGGGGAGTCTTTCGCTCACCGGGCAACAGGCGTAcgctggtggaggaggtgaggagcgGCGAGCCCAGCCCCGTAGCCAGCTCTGTCGACTTCTTCGACCGAGCCTCAGACAGAGCCCTCTCCAGCACCTCCTTGGTCACGGTGGAGAGTTTCGACATGGACCACGTCAACCGCATGGCCAGCCTGGCGGTGGCCGGCCAGGCCAGCAGGGACTCCAGCCGGGCCAGCTCTCCTCGCCACGAGCCCTCGGACAAGCTCCACACGGACCCGACTCTGCCCTATCCCGAAAAGGCCATGGCCCCGGCCAAGGAGCGGGGACTGGAGCAGCTGGTCCACAACATGGAGAGGCTTTTTACGCGCTTTGCAGACGTACAGCAGTGCCTGATGGAAATTAAAGATTATAACCAGAATGGCAAGAAGGCCCCGAGTTTCTACCCCAGCGCCTCTGAACCCCCCTATGTCAACGTCACGTGTCAG AAGCAGTTATCAGAGAATGTGTTCATCGATGAGCGGAGGCCggtgctgctgtgtgatggGAAGCTGTGTCTGCGTGCCCTTCAGGACCTCTTCAGCCTGACTATTGTGGAGATGATGTATG GTCCGTTGTGGGTCGTGCTCGTGGCAGACGCAGACGGCTTTGTGCCTCTGACGTTCAAGCCCAAAGAGGAACTTACCGTGCGGAACGGGAAGCGGAAATCTAACCTGAGGACTCCTGGGAGTGCGGAGAACTCCGTCCCATCCAGTCCAGCCCCCGGCCAATGCCCCAACCTGCTCGCAGACTTCTCCACATAG
- the wdcp gene encoding WD repeat and coiled-coil-containing protein isoform X2: protein MDLGKAKLLRTGLNTLHQAIHPVHGIAWTDGKQVCLTSLFLVNGELNFGDTNVIGQFEHVLGLFWGPLCCSDSPALLAVQHKKHVTVWQLQLSALEQNKLLCTQTCEMSEPFPLLSQGCVWHPKLDILAVLTKRDTSVLFSVRVDNRRVKADIKVSGLIHCACWTKDGTRLVVAIGSSLHSYVWNDIQKSLVACSFCPIFDVGGYICAIEATGEAQVAVATELPLDKICGLNAGIAFDMASEVESLQGHGSHVSISEEDNVVESRRRSSESERSYIPSPGPLDLTHLLARHRRSDPSPLLHLRRRDTMTGSGQDSSHLILVTYERKVTTSRKVSIPGILVPDIVAFDPRGSTVAVASNTCNMVLVYCITASAMPNIQQISLQPSERPKGVCFLNDKMLLLMVGRQKSNDPAFLPSSNTDKYILRLIAKELLPDGEVPITPPPSAPNRETAASNFCARIRRHSENLSKDDRERPVIKDLVLPGGGVFRSPGNRRTLVEEVRSGEPSPVASSVDFFDRASDRALSSTSLVTVESFDMDHVNRMASLAVAGQASRDSSRASSPRHEPSDKLHTDPTLPYPEKAMAPAKERGLEQLVHNMERLFTRFADVQQCLMEIKDYNQNGKKAPSFYPSASEPPYVNVTCQKQLSENVFIDERRPVLLCDGKLCLRALQDLFSLTIVEMMYGPLWVVLVADADGFVPLTFKPKEELTVRNGKRKSNLRTPGSAENSVPSSPAPGQCPNLLADFST, encoded by the exons ATGGATCTTGGTAAGGCAAAGCTGCTTCGGACGGGTCTCAACACCCTGCACCAAGCCATCCACCCTGTGCACGGGATAGCGTGGACGGACGGCAAGCAGGTCTGCCTGACCTCCCTCTTCTTAGTCAATGGAGAGCTGAATTTCGGGGACACGAACGTTATCGGGCAGTTTGAGCACGTCCTGGGGCTCTTCTGGGGCCCGCTGTGCTGCTCGGACTCCCCCGCCCTGCTGGCTGTGCAGCACAAGAAGCACGTTACCGTGTGGCAACTGCAGCTCAGCGCGCTGGAGCAGAACAAGCTGCTGTGCACTCAGACCTGCGAGATGAGCGAGCCTTTCCCCTTGCTCTCCCAGGGCTGCGTGTGGCATCCTAAACTGGACATCCTGGCCGTGCTGACCAAGAGGGACACTTCTGTGCTGTTTTCTGTCAGAGTGGACAACAGGAGGGTTAAAGCAGACATCAAAGTTAGTGGACTCATCCACTGTGCGTGCTGGACTAAGGACGGCACGCGCCTGGTGGTGGCTATAGGAAGTTCTCTGCACTCGTACGTCTGGAATGACATCCAGAAGAGTCTGGTGGCGTGCTCCTTCTGCCCCATCTTTGACGTGGGAGGCTACATCTGTGCCATCGAGGCCACGGGCGAGGCTCAAGTAGCGGTGGCGACAGAGCTGCCCCTGGACAAAATCTGCGGGTTAAATGCCGGCATAGCCTTCGACATGGCGTCAGAGGTGGAGTCCCTGCAAGGCCACGGCTCGCACGTGAGTATCTCAGAGGAGGACAACGTTGTGGAATCGAGAAGAAGATCTTCTGAATCGGAGCGGTCCTACATCCCCAGTCCAGGCCCCCTAGACCTCACCCACCTCCTGGCGAGGCACCGCCGCTCCGACCCCAGCCCCCTTCTCCACCTGCGTCGCAGGGACACCATGACGGGCTCTGGCCAGGACTCCTCGCACCTCATCCTGGTCACCTACGAGCGCAAAGTCACCACCAGCCGCAAGGTCAGCATCCCCGGGATTTTGGTCCCGGACATCGTGGCGTTCGACCCGCGCGGCTCCACGGTCGCGGTGGCCTCCAACACCTGCAACATGGTGCTGGTGTACTGCATCACGGCCTCCGCCATGCCGAACATTCAGCAGATCTCCCTGCAGCCCAGCGAGAGGCCAAAGGGAGTCTGCTTCCTCAACGAcaagatgctgctgctgatggtggGCCGGCAGAAGTCCAACGACCCGGCCTTCCTCCCATCCTCCAACACCGACAAATACATCCTTCGTCTCATAGCCAAAGAGCTGCTGCCCGATGGAGAGGTTCCAATCACACCACCCCCCTCTGCTCCCAACCGTGAGACGGCTGCTTCTAATTTCTGCGCACGGATTAGGAGGCACTCGGAGAACCTATCTAAGGACGACAGGGAGCGCCCAGTGATAAAGGACTTGGTGTTACCGGGTGGGGGAGTCTTTCGCTCACCGGGCAACAGGCGTAcgctggtggaggaggtgaggagcgGCGAGCCCAGCCCCGTAGCCAGCTCTGTCGACTTCTTCGACCGAGCCTCAGACAGAGCCCTCTCCAGCACCTCCTTGGTCACGGTGGAGAGTTTCGACATGGACCACGTCAACCGCATGGCCAGCCTGGCGGTGGCCGGCCAGGCCAGCAGGGACTCCAGCCGGGCCAGCTCTCCTCGCCACGAGCCCTCGGACAAGCTCCACACGGACCCGACTCTGCCCTATCCCGAAAAGGCCATGGCCCCGGCCAAGGAGCGGGGACTGGAGCAGCTGGTCCACAACATGGAGAGGCTTTTTACGCGCTTTGCAGACGTACAGCAGTGCCTGATGGAAATTAAAGATTATAACCAGAATGGCAAGAAGGCCCCGAGTTTCTACCCCAGCGCCTCTGAACCCCCCTATGTCAACGTCACGTGTCAG AAGCAGTTATCAGAGAATGTGTTCATCGATGAGCGGAGGCCggtgctgctgtgtgatggGAAGCTGTGTCTGCGTGCCCTTCAGGACCTCTTCAGCCTGACTATTGTGGAGATGATGTATG GTCCGTTGTGGGTCGTGCTCGTGGCAGACGCAGACGGCTTTGTGCCTCTGACGTTCAAGCCCAAAGAGGAACTTACCGTGCGGAACGGGAAGCGGAAATCTAACCTGAGGACTCCTGGGAGTGCGGAGAACTCCGTCCCATCCAGTCCAGCCCCCGGCCAATGCCCCAACCTGCTCGCAGACTTCTCCACATAG
- the ubxn2a gene encoding UBX domain-containing protein 2A, which translates to MKEIDTVGGEEDEHCEENEDEAPMKRSFSVEDLLDEVEKICYDASGTSKVEMVVRLWKDGFTVNDQEFRSYTVPENQDFLDSIKRGELPKEWESRAEEEELEISVEDLTEENYVPRKKAFHPFSGQGYRLGSVAPRVVARSPSVHEDGESPPIPMVTLDHALPVTSLQIWLADGRRLVQRFNLSHRIADVQDFVARCQRSCPPFVLTTSVPFRELNDKELSLEEADLANAVIVQRPLNTEAPFGHS; encoded by the exons TGAGGAAAACGAAGACGAGGCTCCAATGAAGCGAAGTTTCTCGGTAGAAGACCTCCTCGATGAGGTGGAGAAGATCTGTTACGATGCCTCGGGGACGTCTAAG GTGGAGATGGTGGTGAGGCTGTGGAAGGATGGCTTCACCGTTAATGATCAGGAGTTTCGCAGCTACACCGTACCAGAGAATCAAGACTTCCTGGACTCCATCAAGAGGGG GGAGCTTCCCAAAGAGTGGGAGAgcagagcggaggaggaggagctggagatcAGCGTGGAGGATCTGACGGAGGAAAACTATGTTCCCAGGAAAAAGGCCTTTCACCCCTTCAGCGGCCAAGGGTACCGACTTGGCAG TGTTGCGCCCCGAGTAGTGGCCAGGTCACCATCTGTGCACGAGGATGGAGAATCTCCTCCTATTCCCATGGTAACACTAGACCACGCCCTTCCCGTTACCTCGCTGCAGATCTGGTTGGCTGACGGCAGGAGATTGGTGCAGAGGTTTAACCTATCGCATCG GATCGCCGATGTTCAAGATTTCGTGGCGCGCTGCCAGAGGAGCTGCCCGCCTTTCGTCCTGACGACGTCGGTTCCTTTCCGGGAACTCAACGACAAAGAGTTGAGTCTAGAAGAGGCCGATTTGGCCAACGCCGTCATCGTCCAGAGACCCCTGAACACAGAGGCTCCGTTTGGACACTCCTGA